The genomic stretch GTCCAGACCATTACACTCTGAACTGGAAGCATATGAAAAACTAACTGGGGACATGCCTTAAGTTCACTAGGAGAGAACAGCATTTGCGGCTGAAAATCCCAACTAGTAGCTAAACGCAGACCTCTTTTGAATCTAGGATGATTCACCAAGTATTCAGCGTAGGATGAATAAATTGTCCATAACCCCAAAAAGCCTAGTAACTCAATTAGGGATATCACTTCCAAACTAAATGGCAATAGTGAAGGTCCACCAATGAGCAAAATAGCTGCAAATATCCATTTTCTATTTCTCATTACACATCCTTGTTAATGATTTAAGCTAACGCCGCATTAAGGGGTGAACAACGCAAACCACCCAACCTAAACCATTGTGCCGTAAACACTTAAGCTAATTCAAACCAAAACTGCCAAGCGTTGTGAATCCCTCTTGAATGCTTTGTTAGTTGCCAAGCCTAAAGCTTTGATTTGAAGCCAATGACTGCTTTGCCAACTATGTTTTTATGTGTTTTGAAAAACTAAAATCAGGCGTAGTTTCAAAGCGACTGTCACTGAAACCACTTGGAACTCAAAGCGCCGCAGAAAACGAACCAACAACACCAAAAAGCTCTTTTAGACAGACAATGTCACCGAGCTGACTTTCAACAAATAAATCGGTTTCTGAAACAGAAAATCCAACCACAAAAGAAACCTGAGGACGTTTTTCGCAAACCCGAACGATTCAAAATTGAATAACGAAACCCCACCAAAAACACACTGACTTTAACTCTAAACATTCTGTTTAAGCTGCGTTTTCCTCGTTGGCAACTAACGCCGCATTAAGGTGTGAGCGACGATTGGCTATACTTGAGCGAAGCGAAACTGCCAAGCGTTGCGAATCACTCTTAAATGCTTTGTTATACAAATGATTACAGCGCAAAAAAGCTACCTAATATCGCGACAATTAATCCAATAAGGATTTCCTTACCGTAATCGCGGTACAAACGCTTGTACCAAACATCTTTAACTTTTAATGGTATGGGATATTTAGTATTTAACCACAACGCTAAATTAGCCGAAGACTCCCCGATATGGTAGAGCGTGCCTGTATGTATCCAATTCTTAGAGCCATTTTCGTCTATTTCGTACCCAGACGTGCCAATTTCATATGATGAAGTATGCTTTTTAAGCATTCTGTACCATGCCCATTGAGGTCTCTCACCAGAAATGATATTTCCATATTCACTTTCCGACTTTAGTAACTCGATTAACTGCTCACCTGCTAACTCACAGAGTAACTCAAACTCCTCGACTGATTTGCAAGGTTGACCAGCGACACGCCACCACTCTCCTGCTGCTCCAGTTTGAGCATCCAATCGATGATATTGAAGTACAGGTGCTAATGTTCGAAATCTATGCTCAAAGTCCAGCCACGAGTTCATTTATTACTCCATTTGTATAACGCCCTGTTAAGGGGTGAGCAACGCTAGCCACCCAACCTAAAATTTACACCGTAAACACTTTTACCAAATTTAGCATTAAACCGCCAAGCGTTGGGAATCCCTCTTGAACAGTTTGTTAGTTGCCAGTTCCAAGGCTTTAATTTGAAGTTTATGAGCACTTTGCCAACACGACCTTTACGTATTTTGTAAAATCAAATCAGGCGCAGTTTCAAAGCGCCTGTCACTGAAACCACTTGGAAGTTACAACGCCGTAGAAAACGGACTTTGAACACCAAACAAACCTTTTTGAACGACAATGCAGCAGAGCAGACTTTCAACATATAAATCGGTTTCTGAAATAGGAAATCCAACCACAAAAGAAACCAACGATCGATTTTCACAAACCCAAACAACTAGAAATTGAAATACGAAAACCCAGCCAAAAACACATGGACATTAGCCCTAAATATTCTGCTTTAGGTACATTTTTCCTCGTTGGCAACTAACGCCTTGCTAAGGTGTGAGTAACGCAATACAAAAGCTACCGCACAGCGCCTTAATCACATAAGCCACCGCAAAGTAAAAATGCCACGCGTTACGAATCGCTCTTAAGCAATTTGTTAGTACATGCGCTACTTCTATTTATGCGCTCCAAGATATTGAAAACTGCGATGATATGAAAGGCTTTGAACACTGAAGTGAGACGGGCAGCTACAAAACTTTACCCCGATTGAAAGACGAAAGTTGGCTAGAAGAAAAACGCACTGAACTGCCCTACTTTCACTTGCTTCAAATTAGAAAAGGATTCTTTCCTCGTACTTCAACCGCAACAACAAAAGTAATCAAGGTTCTCTCAAAAGCCACCACGAAAATGAAGAAGCACCAAAGAAATAGGCTAAGAGTTAGAAGCCGTAAACGATGAAATCAAAGCGAACACTTCGCATATAGTGCCACCGGAAAGAACGTGAAAGGCACTAACTGAAAGGTGTAAATACGAGCGCCAAAACAGATTAACACCAAAACTTATGACCTTTGATGTCAAACCCGTACTAACGCCGCGTTAAGGGGCGCAGGCACGCAATACAAAAGTGACCGCATAACACCTTAACCACTAAACACAACGCAAATTGAAAATGCCACGCGTGCCAAGTCCCTCTTGAACGCTTTGTTAGGCAAATTTCCAGTTGAGAGCCTTAGCCTCATGCTCTTTAATAAAGCTATCTTTATGACGGCAATATACATCTATGTCATTGTTGCAGATTGCTGCTCCAGTTTTCTTTAACACACCATACTCATCGGCCACTTCAGGAAAAGCGATAAGATACTCTTTAAAAGCGATGTGTCTTTGTGCTTCATGTGAACCTGTTAGAAAAGCGTGGACTTGATGAGTTCGTTGAACCCCACCTTTTTGAAAGTAACGCCTACCCGGGATACCAAACTCACCTTTAGCAAGATAGCCCAACGATTCCATCAAGTAACTTTGCTCATCCAGTTCACTGAGACATTTAACTTCGAGCAGAATATCTATAATTGGTTTCGCACATAAACCTTCAACTGAAGTGCTACCGATGTGGTGAACTTCCACCACATTTTCTTGGCTTAACGCATTACAGATTAACGCTTTCTCTCGGTTAAAATCATCAGCCCACGACGACTGAAAATCTACGACTTCAATTATCCTTAAACTCACGCCTATCTCCATTTGCCTAACGCCCAATTAAGGTGTGAGGCACGCAATACCGATGTTGCCGCATACCACCTTAACCACTAAAGCCAATGCATACGAAAAATGCCACGCGTGCCGAATCACTCTTAAATTGTTTGTTAGGTGCGTAGCTTAATCTTGCACTAATCTGACCCATTTTGCCCGCCATGCCTGTGCCTCCATTGGGTCTGGCCAGAACTCTTTTTGCTTACTTATTAAGCCATTTTCAACGGTATGAAAAGTTATAGCTCGTGCTTTTTGGACACTATCTGTAATTGATACATCAGTGACAACTGTTTCACCGTCGCAAACTACAGAGTGAACTGTAAACTCCCAAATACCATTCGCTGGGTAATAGGAATTGATAGACGTAAAGTTGTCTCGGCCAATAATAAGTTCACCAGACTGCGGCCAGAAACCCTCAAAGTCTGGGCTAAGCCACTCGCTTGCTTTGGCAAAGTCATTTGTTTTCATCGCATCCCAAAAAGCTAGGACGACTTCCTTTGAATTCATGATTTTCTCCAAGCACCTAACGCCCAATTAAGGGGTGAGTAACGCAACACCGATGCTACTGCAAACCACCTTAATCACCAAAATTAACGCATAGTAAAAATGCCACGCGTTACGAATCCCTCTTGAATTGTTTGTTAGCACGCTGCCCTTAAAGCCTTTGGAACACACCAAGGCATTGAAATATAGCACGAAATTCATGGCTTAAAACACCAAAACTAAACGGACAGCTGCCAAACTAAAAACAAACTTCAAGACGTAAGTTAGCTAGAAGAAAAAGATGCTTAACTGCCCTTTTCCACCGCTTTCAAATTAGCAAAGGATACTGGCTTCGGACTTGAACAGCAGCGAAAAAGAAACGCTTTTTTACCTAAATTCCGCACCACTAAAGAAACAACACCAGAGAAATAGCCCGAAAGTTAGAAACCGTAAACGATGAACTCAAAACGAAAACTTCGCATCTAGTGCCACCGGAGCGAACATGAAAGGCATATTTGATCAGGTGTAAAGCTAGGAAAAGAGACCAATAAACACAGAAACTTTTAACCTTTGATGCCAACCCAGTGCTAACGCCCAATTAAGGGGTGAGTAACGCAACACCGATGCTACCGAAAACCACCTTAATCACCAAAATTAACGCATAGTAAAAATGCCACGCGTTACGAATCCCTCTTGAATTGTTTGTTAGCACGCCCCTTAGAGCCTTTGGCACACGCCAAGATGCTGAAATATTGCACGAAACTTATGGTTTAAAACACTAAAACCAAACGGGCAGCTGCCAAACTGAAAACTAACTTCAAGATGTAAGTTAGATAGAAGAAAAACATGCTTAACTGCCCTTTTTCACCGTTTTCAAATTAGCAAAGGATTCGGGCTTCGAACTTGAACAGCCACGGCAAAGAGCCAAATTTAAGGTAAGAAATCGACGGCATCAAAGAAACCGCGCCAGAGAATTAGCCCAAAAGTTGGAAACCGTAAACGGTGAAATCAAAGCGAAAATAACTCATATAGTGCCACCGGAGCGAACATGAAAGGTACATTTTATCCGGTGTAAAGCTAGGAAAAGAAACCAATAAACACAGAAACTTTTAACCTTTGATGCCAACCCAGTGCTAACGCCCAATTAAGGGGTGAGTAACGCAACACCGATGCTACCGCAAACCACCTTAATCACCAAAATTAACGCATAGTAAAAATGCCACGCGTTACGAATCCCTCTTGAATTGTTTGTTAGCACGCTGCCCTTAAAGCCTTTGGCACACGCCAAGATGCTGAAATATTGCACGAAATTTATGGTTTAAAACACTAAAACCAAACGGACAGCTGCCAAACTGAAAACTAACTTCAAGATGTAAGTTAGATAGAAGAAAAACATGCTTAACTGCCCTTTTTCACCGTTTTCAAATTAGCAAAGGATTCGGGCTTCATACTTTAACAGCAGCTTCAGAGAAACTAGGTTTTGCCGCAAATTTCTCAGCGCCAAAGAAACCACACCAGAGAAATCGCCCGAAAGTTAGCAACCGTAAACGGTAAAATCAAAGCGAAAACTTCGCATATAGTGCCACCGGAGCGAACATGAAAGGCACATTTGATCAGGTGTAAAGCTAGGAAAAGAAACCAATAAACACAGAAACTTTTAACCTTTGATGCCTACCCAGTGCTAACGCCCTGCTAAGGGGTGAGCAATGCACTGCTAAAGTTACCGCGCACCACCTTAATCACAAAACCCACCGCATACCAAAAATGCCACGCATTGCGAATCCCTCTTAAGCAGTTTGTTAGCTTAAATTTCAACACTTTAGATTTACCAAAATTGAGATTAACCCGATTTGGGAAACCGGCAAACCGCTTGAGTTTTAAAACCCGAATTGACTCAAACTTTGTGGCGGTTCACTTGCTATGAAACCAGTAAATCTGATAGCACATTTTCGGAAAAATCAAAGCGAAAACAAAACTTACAAAGCGACTTTGCACCAGACTGGCTAACCTCGCGCAACCCCAAAACTCAATTGAGGCAACGGCTCAAAACTCGCGTTGGCAAACAATGCTGATTTGCCGATAAACCGAAACGAATTGCCAAAGGAAGAAAGAAAAGACCACAACCAATTGATTTTAATTGTTTTAAGCTAACGCCCTGTTAAGGGGTGAGCAACGCAATACCGAAGCCGCCGCATGCAACCTTAAACACTAAAACCAACGCATAGTGAAAATGCCACGCGTTGCGAATCCCTCTTGAACAGTTTGTTAGGTGCGTAACCAAAGTTGGTAAAAGTCTGTTTCATCGTGCTTGGGATTCTTGCGCACGAACTCCCAACCATGGCGCTTATAGAATGAGAGCGCGCGATGGTTAGTTCGGCTTACTGAAAGTACAGCACGAAAACAACCCGCTTTACTCAAAGTGCTTACAATATAATCCTGCACTTTTGGGGCGAGTCCTGAACCACGAAAATTCGGCTTTAAGTAAATGAGATGCACATAGCCAGTCTCCGGCTCGGGTGAAAAACTACGAAACTCTAATTGCCCTGCAAACTGACCATCCACAAATATATGGATATAGAACCATCCTGATGTTGCTAACCGGCCTAAGACTCGTTCACGATAACCACTGATGAAGTCGTCGATACCATCGCAATGCCCAAAACTACAAAAGTATGCATCTTTTCTCGCAGCAACGCATAATTCGAAATCATCAATGTTTATCTGCCGAAAAGCAATTTCCATACTTACCTTTTCCTTCAAGCACCTAACGCCTTGTTAAGGTGTGAGGCACGCAATACCGAAGCTTCTGCATACCACCTTAACCGCTAAAACCAACGCATTGTCAAAATGCCACGCGTGCCGAATCACTCTTGAACAATTTGTTAGCATACTTTTTCAACGCTCATAGATCTTTAAGTGATTCTCTAAGTTTATCCATACTTTGAATCCCAAGTTCACTACTAATCCAACCATACTGGTCGCCATGGAACCGAGGGAAAATATGCAAATGGTAATGGTCGAGCTCGTTGAAATGAGGTGCCTCTCCGTTGTTTTGCATAAAGCCGATACCATCGGGATTGAACTTAGCTTCTATACGCTTATATAAATCTCTTGCGACGTCGGTGATCTCTAAAAACACAGACTCGGGCAAGTCGATGAAAGTGCGGTATTGAGTCTTGGGACAAATTAAAATATGTCCAAAGTTGA from Vibrio parahaemolyticus encodes the following:
- a CDS encoding GrpB family protein, which gives rise to MSLRIIEVVDFQSSWADDFNREKALICNALSQENVVEVHHIGSTSVEGLCAKPIIDILLEVKCLSELDEQSYLMESLGYLAKGEFGIPGRRYFQKGGVQRTHQVHAFLTGSHEAQRHIAFKEYLIAFPEVADEYGVLKKTGAAICNNDIDVYCRHKDSFIKEHEAKALNWKFA
- a CDS encoding nuclear transport factor 2 family protein, giving the protein MNSKEVVLAFWDAMKTNDFAKASEWLSPDFEGFWPQSGELIIGRDNFTSINSYYPANGIWEFTVHSVVCDGETVVTDVSITDSVQKARAITFHTVENGLISKQKEFWPDPMEAQAWRAKWVRLVQD
- a CDS encoding GNAT family N-acetyltransferase, translating into MEIAFRQINIDDFELCVAARKDAYFCSFGHCDGIDDFISGYRERVLGRLATSGWFYIHIFVDGQFAGQLEFRSFSPEPETGYVHLIYLKPNFRGSGLAPKVQDYIVSTLSKAGCFRAVLSVSRTNHRALSFYKRHGWEFVRKNPKHDETDFYQLWLRT
- a CDS encoding HIT family protein translates to MTTIVEQIVNREIDSVIVYESDQVIAFADHDPINFGHILICPKTQYRTFIDLPESVFLEITDVARDLYKRIEAKFNPDGIGFMQNNGEAPHFNELDHYHLHIFPRFHGDQYGWISSELGIQSMDKLRESLKDL